The nucleotide sequence AAGTGCCTTCTGTGAGTTCACACACTTGAAGAGAAGGTCTCTTAAGCGTCCGAGCTTTTTGTAGAGTGAATTGACTGAAACCGATTGATTACTGGCTAAAACTTTTACTGAGCCATGATTGAGGTAGGGGGCCATGACCAATTGTTGATCCTGCTCAGATAACTTTTTCAAGCATTGGCCAATGGCATTCTGCCTCCAGGTATACTCCTGTTCATCAATTTTTTCTGCATCATCGGCAAGTAAGTTCACTAGGGTCTCGCTAAACACCAAACGTTCATTTTTTTTCTTTTGCATCAAATTCATGCATTTGAAACGGATAATTGTTTTTCCCCAGGGGAAAAAGCCTTCTTCGCCATCGAGTTGATCGAGTTTTTCCCACATCACGATGCTAGCCTCCTGTAAAACATCGTCGACATTTCTCCAGCTCGGCAAGATGCTCCTAGCAAAGACGCGCAGGGCATTTTCGTGCTTTAAAAAAAGCTTCAAAAAATCAGCCTCTTTAAGTTCTGTGTTCTGGTCCATAATAAAATTCTCTTAGCTTGCTTTCTTATATACTAATTTGCTTAAAATAAAAACCTGCCACCCTTTTTTAATAAAAGTCAATAATAAGTCCTTTTTTTTGCAAAATAGCTTCTCTAGTTTTAAGACAAAAAACAAGAAGATTAACTTTATTTTACTCATGGATGTAGGAATAAGACGGAAACTAAAGAATAACCTGAATCCGTGAGCTACATTAAGTTAATCCTCTTGATCTTTCGCCTTCATTGACTTACAATTTTTTTCAAAAGACCTACGGGTATTCCTGCAAAAAGTTGTAAAGTTCTGAAACCAAAATCCCTACGAGATTATTACAAAGCCAGCTCACGGATTCAGGAATAAGTCAAAAAATATAATTTTGCTGTAAGATTTTCTTAGTCCAAGATAATACAGAACTAAGAATTAAATGCACAGAGAAATTTATGACTTAAGAAGCTCCTTGGCCAAGACTAAGATTTATCTTCAAAGAACTCATGAATTCTTCATTTTTATTGATTAGAATTAAAAGGAATCATTATGGATCGTCGTCAATTTTTCAAAGCTCAAATTGCAGGCACTGCAATTCTCGC is from Lentisphaera profundi and encodes:
- a CDS encoding sigma-70 family RNA polymerase sigma factor, which codes for MDQNTELKEADFLKLFLKHENALRVFARSILPSWRNVDDVLQEASIVMWEKLDQLDGEEGFFPWGKTIIRFKCMNLMQKKKNERLVFSETLVNLLADDAEKIDEQEYTWRQNAIGQCLKKLSEQDQQLVMAPYLNHGSVKVLASNQSVSVNSLYKKLGRLRDLLFKCVNSQKALQS